A window of the Sphingomonas piscis genome harbors these coding sequences:
- the uvrB gene encoding excinuclease ABC subunit UvrB yields MAIQIRTSLAEPETGEEFVPHRPARPEKAEGGRKFTLVSDYSPAGDQPTAIKELTEAVLAGEKDQVLLGVTGSGKTFTMAKVIETLQRPALVLAPNKILAAQLYGEFKSFFPDNAVEYFVSYYDYYQPEAYVPRTDTYIEKESSVNEAIDRMRHSATRSLLERDDVIIVASVSCLYGIGSVETYSAMVFSLKKGASEDQREIIRKLVALQYKRNDQAFARGNFRVKGDNLEIFPSHYEDTAWRISFFGDEIEEIVEFDPLTGKKVASLDSVKVYANSHYVTPGPTLKQAMGAIKHELEERLKELVAEGRLLEAQRLEQRTNFDLEMIAATGSCAGIENYSRFLTGRLPGEPPPTLFEYLPDNALLFVDESHQTVPQIGAMARGDHRRKITLAEYGFRLPSCIDNRPLRFNEWDAMRPQTTFVSATPGSWEMEATGGVFSEQVIRPTGLIDPPVEIKPVEDQVDDLVHEAKETARKGYRTLVTTLTKRMAEDLTEYLHEAGLRVRYMHSDVETLERIELIRELRLGVYDVLVGINLLREGLDIPECGLVAILDADKEGFLRSETSLIQTIGRAARNVEGRVILYADRVTGSMERALNETDRRREKQLAYNAEHGITPETIKRQISDVLAHLSTRDGVVVDTGDDERPHLVGHNLKAYIADLEQRMRKAAADLEFEEAGRLRDEIRRLEEDDLGIPHGERVAPRPLGNSTEGKPGTRKGRFGREQRRGFGGKR; encoded by the coding sequence ATGGCGATTCAGATCCGCACCTCCCTTGCCGAGCCGGAAACCGGCGAAGAGTTCGTCCCGCACCGCCCCGCGCGCCCGGAGAAAGCTGAAGGGGGCAGGAAGTTCACGCTTGTGTCGGATTATTCGCCGGCGGGTGACCAGCCGACCGCAATCAAGGAACTGACAGAAGCGGTCCTTGCCGGCGAGAAGGACCAGGTGCTGCTGGGAGTCACCGGTTCGGGCAAGACCTTCACCATGGCCAAGGTGATCGAGACCTTGCAGCGGCCGGCGCTGGTGCTCGCGCCCAATAAGATTCTGGCGGCGCAGCTCTACGGGGAATTCAAGAGCTTCTTCCCCGACAATGCGGTCGAATATTTCGTCAGCTATTACGATTATTATCAGCCGGAAGCCTACGTCCCGCGCACCGACACCTACATCGAGAAGGAAAGCTCGGTGAACGAGGCGATCGACCGCATGCGCCACTCGGCGACGCGGTCGCTGCTGGAGCGGGACGACGTCATCATCGTCGCGTCCGTCTCCTGTCTGTACGGTATCGGGTCGGTCGAGACTTACTCGGCGATGGTGTTCAGCCTGAAGAAGGGCGCAAGCGAGGACCAGCGCGAGATCATCCGCAAGCTGGTCGCCCTCCAGTACAAGCGCAACGACCAGGCGTTCGCGCGCGGCAATTTCCGGGTGAAGGGCGACAATCTTGAGATCTTCCCGTCGCACTACGAAGACACGGCATGGCGGATCAGCTTCTTCGGCGACGAGATCGAGGAGATCGTCGAGTTCGATCCGCTGACCGGCAAGAAGGTCGCGTCGCTGGACAGCGTCAAGGTTTACGCAAACTCGCACTATGTGACGCCCGGCCCGACGCTGAAGCAGGCGATGGGCGCGATCAAGCATGAGCTTGAAGAACGGCTGAAGGAGCTGGTTGCGGAAGGCCGGCTGCTGGAGGCGCAGCGGCTGGAACAGCGCACCAACTTCGACCTGGAAATGATCGCGGCCACCGGATCGTGCGCGGGGATCGAGAATTACTCGCGCTTCCTCACCGGCCGCCTGCCGGGCGAGCCGCCGCCGACCCTGTTCGAATATCTGCCGGACAATGCGCTTCTGTTCGTGGACGAAAGCCACCAGACGGTGCCGCAGATCGGCGCCATGGCGCGGGGCGACCACCGACGGAAGATCACGCTTGCCGAATATGGCTTCCGGCTGCCGAGCTGCATCGACAACCGGCCGTTGCGCTTCAACGAATGGGACGCAATGCGGCCGCAGACGACGTTCGTGTCGGCGACTCCCGGATCATGGGAGATGGAAGCGACCGGCGGCGTGTTCAGCGAGCAGGTGATCCGCCCCACCGGCCTCATCGACCCGCCCGTCGAGATCAAGCCGGTGGAGGACCAGGTCGACGATCTGGTGCACGAGGCCAAGGAGACGGCGCGCAAGGGTTATCGGACCCTGGTCACCACGCTGACCAAAAGGATGGCGGAGGACCTTACCGAATATCTTCACGAGGCGGGCTTGCGCGTCCGCTACATGCACTCGGACGTGGAGACGCTGGAGCGCATCGAGCTGATCCGCGAGCTTCGGCTGGGCGTCTACGACGTGCTGGTCGGCATCAACCTGCTGCGCGAGGGTCTCGACATTCCCGAGTGCGGGCTCGTCGCTATACTCGACGCGGACAAGGAGGGTTTCCTCCGCTCGGAAACGTCGCTGATCCAGACCATCGGGCGTGCAGCGCGCAACGTCGAGGGGCGTGTCATCCTCTACGCCGACCGGGTGACCGGATCGATGGAGCGGGCGCTGAACGAGACCGATCGGCGGCGCGAGAAGCAGCTCGCCTACAATGCCGAGCACGGCATTACGCCGGAAACGATCAAGCGCCAGATCAGCGACGTGCTGGCCCACCTTTCGACGCGCGACGGCGTGGTGGTCGACACCGGTGACGACGAACGCCCGCACCTCGTCGGCCACAACCTGAAGGCCTATATCGCCGATCTCGAGCAGCGCATGCGCAAGGCCGCTGCCGACCTGGAGTTCGAGGAAGCCGGGCGGCTGCGAGACGAAATTCGCAGACTCGAAGAAGACGACCTCGGTATTCCGCACGGAGAACGCGTCGCCCCGCGTCCGCTCGGTAACTCAACCGAAGGCAAGCCGGGCACCCGCAAAGGCCGCTTCGGCCGCGAGCAGCGCCGCGGCTTCGGCGGCAAACGTTAG
- a CDS encoding HNH endonuclease, translating into MTGTTEERCWLCARPLGGRVQYHHPVPKSRGGRETVPVHPICHSILHKTLDNKALARIGMDVDALRAHPDIARFLGWIASKPPDFHAPTRRPK; encoded by the coding sequence ATGACCGGAACAACCGAAGAACGCTGCTGGCTGTGCGCGCGTCCGCTCGGCGGCCGCGTGCAATATCATCATCCGGTCCCCAAGAGCCGCGGCGGCCGCGAGACGGTCCCGGTCCATCCGATCTGCCACAGCATTTTGCACAAGACGCTCGACAACAAGGCGCTCGCCCGCATCGGGATGGACGTGGACGCCCTGCGCGCTCACCCCGACATTGCGCGCTTCCTCGGCTGGATCGCGTCGAAGCCGCCCGATTTCCACGCCCCCACGCGGCGGCCGAAGTGA
- a CDS encoding DUF3617 domain-containing protein has protein sequence MRSFLGTAAAALMLSACGGDATEANNTADAAPTSLQAGEYEISARVDDLRSTDKTTPSTKLEVGGAPAVTRACIGPDNAIPPAALGEAGDSCTARETYIRNGRLNLQLMCKRPGKGDITHAVDGQFKADSFDAQVISGTSFSGTGDYAMTRSITAKRVGDCAAKGA, from the coding sequence ATGCGCTCGTTTCTCGGCACGGCAGCGGCTGCCTTGATGCTTTCGGCCTGCGGCGGCGACGCCACGGAGGCGAACAATACCGCCGACGCGGCACCCACCAGCCTCCAGGCCGGCGAATATGAAATCAGCGCCAGGGTCGACGACCTGCGCTCGACCGACAAGACGACGCCTTCGACGAAGCTGGAAGTGGGCGGTGCGCCGGCGGTAACCCGCGCCTGCATCGGACCCGACAATGCGATCCCGCCCGCCGCGCTCGGCGAGGCCGGCGACAGCTGCACCGCCAGGGAGACGTACATCCGCAACGGCCGGCTGAACCTTCAGTTGATGTGCAAGCGGCCGGGCAAGGGCGATATCACCCACGCGGTCGACGGTCAGTTCAAGGCGGACAGCTTCGACGCGCAGGTGATCAGCGGCACGTCGTTCAGCGGTACCGGCGACTATGCGATGACCCGCTCCATCACCGCCAAGCGGGTCGGCGATTGCGCGGCCAAGGGCGCATGA
- a CDS encoding diacylglycerol/lipid kinase family protein, with protein sequence MTSTALTVVINAAGGAASADAAVEQTVRDQFEAVGIAADFRTGDADTIRAACKEAKAGAAKAVVVGGGDGSISLAASELCGSDTALGILPLGTLNHFARDLAVGTTVEEAVGTIAAGHSRRVDLAELNGRTFINNSAIGLYPLMVFDREAQQKRLGRSKRLAMIVASLHTLARFDHQRLTLTVDGRRRQVDTPLLFVGNNDYLLELPRAGQRDRLDDGKLCVLVMRSKSRRAFAAATLRALLGRTRPDDMVRLDEVEELIVESRRSRLRVALDGEVEHLPPPLTYRIRRAALTVLAPPPADQPRQ encoded by the coding sequence GTGACCAGCACCGCGCTCACCGTCGTCATCAACGCGGCCGGCGGGGCTGCTTCGGCTGACGCTGCGGTCGAACAGACAGTCCGCGACCAGTTCGAAGCGGTCGGCATTGCCGCGGACTTTCGAACCGGTGACGCCGACACCATCAGGGCGGCGTGCAAGGAGGCCAAGGCCGGTGCGGCGAAGGCCGTCGTCGTCGGCGGCGGCGATGGCAGCATCAGCCTCGCAGCTTCAGAACTGTGCGGCAGCGATACGGCCCTGGGCATCCTTCCGCTCGGGACGCTCAACCATTTCGCGCGCGACCTCGCCGTAGGCACGACGGTCGAAGAGGCGGTGGGGACCATTGCTGCCGGCCACAGCCGCCGCGTCGACCTCGCCGAACTAAACGGCCGAACCTTCATCAACAACAGCGCGATCGGCCTTTACCCGCTGATGGTGTTCGACCGCGAGGCGCAGCAGAAGCGCCTCGGGCGAAGCAAGCGGCTCGCGATGATCGTGGCGTCGCTTCACACGCTGGCTCGGTTCGATCATCAGCGATTGACGCTCACGGTCGACGGCCGCCGCCGGCAGGTCGACACGCCGTTGCTGTTTGTCGGCAACAACGATTATCTTCTCGAACTGCCGCGCGCGGGGCAGCGCGACCGGCTGGACGACGGCAAATTGTGCGTCCTCGTCATGCGCAGCAAGAGCCGGCGAGCCTTCGCGGCCGCGACCTTGCGGGCACTGCTCGGCCGCACCCGCCCTGACGACATGGTCCGGCTGGATGAAGTCGAGGAACTGATCGTCGAAAGCCGCCGGTCGCGGCTGCGAGTGGCACTGGACGGGGAGGTCGAGCATCTCCCGCCGCCGCTAACCTACCGGATTCGCCGCGCCGCGCTTACGGTCCTGGCGCCGCCGCCGGCCGATCAGCCGCGCCAGTAG
- the msrA gene encoding peptide-methionine (S)-S-oxide reductase MsrA, which translates to MPRTRTLPLLLSILLAAVPASASARTETAVLAGGCFWGVEGVFEHVRGVKDVVSGYAGGTRATANYRDVSSERTGHAEAVRITYDPDIIRYSELLKIYAAVAHNPGELNRQGPDEGTSYRSAVFPQSAEQRAVAQRFLAALSQRRKVVTKIETGAFFPAEAEHQDFLRRNPRHSYIVRWDMPKLAALKKAYPSYWRG; encoded by the coding sequence ATGCCTCGCACCCGAACCTTGCCGCTCCTGCTGTCCATTCTGCTGGCTGCCGTGCCTGCCTCCGCATCGGCCCGAACCGAGACGGCGGTGCTGGCCGGCGGCTGCTTTTGGGGCGTGGAGGGCGTGTTCGAACATGTCCGAGGGGTGAAGGATGTGGTTTCGGGCTATGCCGGCGGCACGCGTGCGACGGCGAACTACCGCGATGTCAGCAGCGAACGAACCGGCCATGCCGAGGCGGTTCGCATCACCTACGATCCGGACATAATCCGCTATTCCGAACTGCTCAAAATCTATGCGGCGGTTGCCCACAACCCCGGCGAGCTGAACCGCCAGGGCCCCGACGAGGGCACAAGCTACCGCTCCGCCGTCTTCCCACAATCGGCTGAGCAGCGCGCGGTGGCACAGCGCTTTCTCGCCGCGCTATCCCAGCGGCGAAAGGTGGTGACGAAGATCGAGACCGGCGCCTTCTTTCCGGCCGAGGCCGAGCATCAGGATTTCCTCCGCCGCAATCCACGACACTCCTACATCGTCCGCTGGGACATGCCCAAGCTCGCGGCGCTAAAGAAGGCCTATCCGAGCTACTGGCGCGGCTGA
- a CDS encoding ribonucleoside-diphosphate reductase subunit alpha, which translates to MDFATTSEVTSDDVAAPARTSKTVDARAFDVKTDASRDALLTEFGKDTLRDRYLLPGESYQDLFARVASAYADNAEHAQRVYEYISKLWFMPATPVLSNGGTGRGLPISCYLNSVSDSLDGIVNTWNENVWLASKGGGIGTYWGNVRGIGEPVGLNGKTSGIIPFVRVMDSLTLAISQGSLRRGSAACYLDINHPEIEEFLEIRKPSGDFNRKALNLHHGVLITDEFMEAVRDGSEFTLRSPKDQSERGKVDARALFQKLVETRLATGEPYIIFIDQVNRSMPKHHRDLGLKVSTSNLCSEITLPTGKDHLGADRTAVCCLSSLNLETWDEWNGDKMFIEDVMRFLDNVLSDYIARAPDEMARAKYSAERERSVGLGVMGFHSFLQARGLPFEGAMAKSWNMRIFKHIKAQVDEASMHLATERGPCPDAADMGVMERFSCKMAIAPTASISIICGGTSACIEPIPANIYTHKTLSGSFSIKNPYLEKLLQEKSKDSQNVWNSILENGGSVQHLDFLSQEEKDTYKTSFEIDQRWLIELAADRTPYIDQAQSLNLFIPADVDKWDLLMLHFRAWELGIKSLYYLRSKSVQRAGFAGGVEADNTPELKEIQLASTTDYDECLACQ; encoded by the coding sequence ATGGATTTTGCAACCACGAGCGAAGTGACCAGCGACGATGTGGCCGCGCCGGCCCGGACCAGCAAGACCGTCGATGCCCGTGCCTTCGATGTGAAGACCGATGCATCGCGCGATGCCCTGCTGACCGAGTTCGGCAAGGACACGCTGCGCGACCGCTACCTGCTTCCCGGTGAATCCTACCAGGACCTGTTCGCCCGCGTGGCCTCCGCCTACGCCGACAATGCCGAGCATGCGCAGCGGGTCTATGAGTATATTTCGAAGCTGTGGTTCATGCCGGCGACCCCGGTCTTGTCTAACGGCGGCACCGGCCGCGGGCTGCCGATCAGCTGCTACCTCAACAGCGTGTCCGACAGCCTCGACGGCATCGTCAACACCTGGAACGAGAATGTCTGGCTTGCTTCCAAAGGTGGCGGCATCGGTACTTACTGGGGCAACGTCCGCGGCATCGGCGAGCCGGTCGGCCTCAACGGCAAGACCAGCGGCATCATCCCGTTCGTGCGGGTGATGGACAGCCTTACGCTCGCGATTTCTCAAGGCTCGCTGCGCCGCGGTTCGGCGGCCTGCTATCTCGACATCAACCATCCGGAGATCGAGGAATTCCTCGAGATCCGAAAGCCAAGCGGCGACTTCAACCGCAAGGCGCTGAACCTGCACCACGGCGTGCTGATCACCGACGAGTTCATGGAAGCGGTGCGCGACGGCAGCGAGTTCACGCTCCGCAGTCCCAAGGATCAGTCAGAGCGCGGCAAGGTCGACGCCCGCGCCCTGTTCCAGAAGCTCGTGGAAACTCGCCTTGCGACGGGCGAGCCCTACATCATCTTCATCGACCAAGTGAACCGGTCGATGCCCAAGCACCACCGCGACCTCGGACTCAAGGTCTCGACCTCCAACCTCTGCTCGGAGATCACACTTCCGACCGGCAAGGATCATCTCGGCGCCGACCGCACCGCGGTCTGCTGCCTGTCCTCGCTCAACCTGGAAACCTGGGACGAGTGGAACGGCGACAAGATGTTCATCGAGGACGTGATGCGTTTCCTCGACAATGTTCTGTCAGATTATATCGCCCGCGCGCCCGACGAGATGGCGCGTGCCAAGTATAGCGCCGAGCGTGAGCGGTCCGTCGGCCTCGGCGTCATGGGCTTCCACTCCTTCCTGCAGGCGCGCGGCCTGCCGTTCGAAGGCGCCATGGCCAAGTCGTGGAACATGCGCATCTTCAAGCATATCAAGGCGCAGGTCGACGAGGCGTCGATGCACCTGGCGACCGAGCGCGGGCCGTGCCCGGATGCCGCCGACATGGGCGTGATGGAGCGCTTTTCCTGCAAGATGGCGATCGCGCCGACCGCGTCGATCAGCATCATCTGCGGCGGCACCTCGGCCTGCATCGAGCCGATCCCGGCCAACATCTATACCCACAAGACGCTATCCGGCAGCTTTTCGATCAAGAACCCCTATCTCGAGAAGCTCCTCCAGGAAAAGTCGAAGGACAGCCAGAACGTCTGGAACTCGATCCTGGAGAATGGCGGCAGCGTGCAGCACCTCGACTTCCTGAGCCAGGAAGAAAAGGACACGTACAAGACCAGCTTCGAGATCGACCAGCGCTGGCTGATCGAGCTTGCGGCTGACCGCACGCCCTATATCGACCAGGCGCAGTCGCTGAACCTGTTTATCCCCGCCGACGTCGACAAGTGGGACCTGCTGATGCTCCACTTCCGCGCGTGGGAGCTGGGCATCAAGTCGCTTTACTATCTCCGCTCAAAGTCGGTGCAGCGCGCCGGTTTTGCGGGCGGGGTCGAGGCCGACAACACGCCCGAGCTCAAGGAAATCCAGCTCGCCAGCACGACGGACTATGATGAATGCCTGGCCTGCCAGTAG
- a CDS encoding class I SAM-dependent methyltransferase, translating into MMNAWPASSAVAGGGGVSALMAFDRAPGRAPVVTSDAERETAGHRLIKRIFPEAQVSGFAHIDQEVAFFTQVAALLRPDDVVLDFGAGRGAWLETEPSLYKRWLHNFRGRCAHVDGCDVDPVVKDNPTLDAAATFAPGEALPYPDNRFDLIVSRYVFEHLPDPEWAARELLRVLRPGGWICALTPNKWGYVALASRLLPNRHHARALSSVQPGRQERDVFPTVYRLNRPADVRRHFGHGADVFHYSTSAVPSYHFGSALLFRLLRLVHRLTPPPFDVGLRFFIRKREAM; encoded by the coding sequence ATGATGAATGCCTGGCCTGCCAGTAGCGCCGTTGCAGGCGGTGGAGGCGTGTCGGCGCTGATGGCGTTCGACCGCGCTCCTGGGCGCGCGCCCGTCGTCACCAGCGACGCGGAGCGTGAGACGGCGGGTCATCGCCTGATCAAGCGCATCTTCCCGGAGGCGCAGGTCTCCGGCTTCGCGCATATCGATCAGGAAGTCGCCTTCTTCACCCAGGTCGCGGCCTTGCTTCGGCCCGACGACGTGGTGCTCGACTTCGGTGCCGGCCGCGGCGCCTGGCTGGAGACGGAGCCGAGCCTCTACAAACGCTGGTTGCACAATTTCCGTGGCCGCTGCGCTCATGTCGACGGCTGCGACGTCGATCCGGTCGTGAAGGACAATCCGACGCTGGACGCCGCCGCCACCTTCGCGCCCGGCGAGGCATTGCCCTATCCCGACAACCGCTTCGACCTCATCGTTTCGCGCTATGTGTTCGAACATCTGCCCGATCCCGAGTGGGCAGCGCGGGAGCTGCTGCGCGTGCTTCGTCCCGGCGGCTGGATCTGCGCGCTGACGCCCAACAAATGGGGTTATGTCGCGCTCGCCTCGCGATTGCTCCCGAACCGTCACCACGCCCGCGCCTTGTCGAGCGTCCAGCCCGGCCGGCAGGAGCGGGACGTCTTCCCGACCGTCTACCGGCTCAACCGCCCGGCGGACGTGCGCCGCCATTTCGGTCACGGCGCCGACGTCTTCCACTACAGCACGTCGGCGGTGCCCTCCTACCATTTCGGAAGCGCCCTGCTGTTCCGGTTGCTGCGCCTGGTCCACCGCCTGACCCCGCCGCCGTTCGACGTCGGCCTGCGTTTCTTCATCCGCAAGCGGGAGGCGATGTAA
- a CDS encoding ribonucleotide-diphosphate reductase subunit beta has translation MPLLQANKAYKPFEYPWAFEYWKRQQQIHWMPEEVPLGEDCRDWAQKLTDHERNLLTQIFRFFTQADVEVQDCYHDKYGRVFKPTEIKMMLTAFSNMETVHIAAYSHLLDTIGMPESEYSMFLQYKEMKDKHDYLSTFGVDTDEDIAKTLAMFGGFTEGLQLFASFAMLMNFPRFNKMKGMGQIVSWSVRDESLHCEGIIRLFHAFVKERDCLTKDVKESIIDTCQKTVRLEDAFIDLAFEQGPVEGMTPKSIKKYIRYIADWRLGQLGFQPIYMVDEHPLPWLAPLLNGVEHANFFETRATEYSKAATRGDWNTVWDNFDRRQKAKGSAANDGEGGAAPAGEADMFAAAGVAAE, from the coding sequence ATGCCCCTCCTCCAAGCCAATAAAGCCTACAAGCCGTTCGAATACCCCTGGGCGTTCGAATATTGGAAGCGTCAGCAGCAGATCCACTGGATGCCCGAGGAGGTGCCGCTGGGTGAGGATTGCCGCGACTGGGCGCAGAAGCTCACCGACCATGAGCGCAACCTGCTGACGCAGATCTTCCGCTTCTTCACCCAGGCCGACGTCGAGGTGCAGGATTGCTACCACGACAAGTACGGCCGCGTGTTCAAGCCGACCGAGATCAAGATGATGCTGACCGCGTTCAGCAACATGGAGACGGTGCACATCGCCGCCTACAGCCACCTGCTCGACACGATCGGCATGCCCGAGAGCGAATACAGCATGTTCCTTCAGTATAAGGAGATGAAGGACAAGCACGACTATCTCTCGACCTTCGGCGTCGACACGGACGAGGACATCGCCAAGACGCTCGCCATGTTCGGCGGCTTCACCGAAGGGCTGCAATTGTTCGCCAGCTTCGCGATGCTGATGAACTTCCCGCGCTTCAACAAGATGAAGGGCATGGGCCAGATCGTCAGCTGGTCGGTCCGCGACGAAAGCCTCCACTGCGAAGGCATCATCCGCCTGTTCCACGCCTTCGTGAAGGAACGCGACTGCCTGACCAAAGACGTCAAGGAAAGCATCATCGACACCTGCCAGAAGACGGTGCGGCTGGAGGACGCCTTCATCGACCTCGCCTTCGAACAGGGCCCCGTCGAAGGCATGACGCCCAAGTCGATCAAGAAGTACATCCGCTACATCGCCGACTGGCGCCTGGGCCAGCTCGGCTTCCAGCCGATCTACATGGTCGACGAGCACCCGCTGCCGTGGTTGGCGCCGCTGCTCAACGGTGTCGAGCACGCCAACTTCTTCGAAACCCGCGCGACGGAGTATTCGAAGGCGGCGACGCGTGGCGACTGGAATACGGTCTGGGATAATTTCGACCGGCGGCAGAAGGCCAAGGGGTCGGCGGCTAATGATGGGGAGGGTGGCGCTGCGCCGGCGGGTGAGGCGGATATGTTCGCTGCTGCTGGGGTTGCGGCGGAGTGA
- a CDS encoding TIR domain-containing protein encodes MKIKRRRVFFSFHFQRDGWRANQIRQSWRFGNEATRAGTGFFDGSLWESAQRKDDASLKALINTGLENTSVTCVLAGTETYARRWVRFEIAKSVARGNGLLTVWIDQKRDPNGLTCARGPDPLGYMGVYLAEPGKIYLAEYHSGRWQRYLDYRMPVQLPSSWRAPTSSNVIPLHNYARNHCYVTEGGSTSFAMWIEAAAQSVGR; translated from the coding sequence ATGAAGATCAAGCGTCGGCGCGTGTTCTTCTCATTTCACTTTCAACGAGACGGTTGGCGCGCAAATCAAATCCGGCAATCTTGGCGGTTCGGCAATGAAGCCACTCGCGCTGGCACGGGCTTTTTCGACGGAAGTTTGTGGGAGTCTGCTCAGAGGAAGGATGATGCATCTTTAAAGGCCCTAATAAACACAGGCTTGGAAAACACGTCAGTTACCTGCGTGTTGGCAGGCACTGAGACCTACGCGCGACGGTGGGTTAGGTTTGAGATCGCGAAAAGCGTTGCGCGTGGGAATGGCCTCTTGACCGTGTGGATCGACCAAAAGCGAGACCCAAACGGTTTGACCTGTGCAAGAGGGCCGGACCCCCTCGGCTATATGGGCGTGTATCTAGCGGAGCCGGGAAAAATCTATCTGGCGGAATACCATTCAGGACGTTGGCAGCGTTACTTGGACTACCGAATGCCGGTGCAGCTTCCTTCTTCTTGGAGGGCACCAACAAGCAGCAACGTAATCCCGCTTCACAATTACGCGCGGAACCACTGCTACGTGACAGAGGGAGGCTCCACCAGCTTCGCGATGTGGATCGAAGCTGCCGCTCAGTCAGTCGGTCGGTAG
- a CDS encoding toll/interleukin-1 receptor domain-containing protein, which yields MLFTEGELRAKVQFRETVTAKKADQILTESRDLTSSNFDVFLSHSILDKELIAGAKLALEERGLSVYVDWITDPQLDRTRVSTGTASHLRRRMRQCQMLVYVHSENAAVSKWCPWELGYFDGMRRGNVFIMPVASNIKYGFEGQEYLGLYPYLVRTSDRANVLVMEANVPAFIEQAKSAILTRK from the coding sequence ATGCTCTTCACCGAAGGAGAGCTTCGTGCCAAGGTTCAGTTTCGCGAGACTGTTACAGCGAAAAAAGCCGATCAAATATTGACGGAGTCGCGCGACTTAACTTCGTCCAACTTCGACGTCTTCCTGTCCCACTCCATTCTGGACAAGGAACTAATCGCAGGAGCAAAGCTCGCCTTAGAAGAACGTGGGCTTTCTGTGTATGTCGATTGGATCACTGATCCTCAGCTGGATCGCACCCGTGTGAGCACAGGAACTGCCAGCCACCTTCGGCGTCGGATGAGGCAGTGCCAGATGCTAGTTTATGTGCACTCAGAGAATGCCGCAGTTTCGAAGTGGTGTCCTTGGGAACTTGGTTATTTCGACGGGATGCGCCGTGGAAACGTCTTCATCATGCCAGTAGCATCGAACATCAAATATGGCTTCGAAGGCCAAGAGTATTTGGGGCTGTACCCTTATCTGGTTCGCACTAGCGACCGCGCTAACGTTCTGGTCATGGAGGCGAATGTTCCCGCTTTCATTGAGCAAGCAAAATCGGCGATACTCACCCGTAAGTAG
- a CDS encoding thermonuclease family protein — translation MSKHWHPGGEAAPLRAPQRTRRSWHGMDHVSNGGRRGRRPRPQSADLPFWRLTILLSAFVGFSVWHYLPTEDSTAERTAVPTASAEALVPTNSGNAPVPTVSDSPSVRTNPTTSSRQAFGACKWGGGTNCVVDGDTIFLDGQKIRIAGIDAPETHDYGCDSELALGERAAGRLQQLVNSGAITLTSIDRDEDVYGRKLRNVAVDGRDVGETLIAEGLAREYGGGRRSWCS, via the coding sequence GTGAGCAAGCATTGGCATCCCGGCGGCGAGGCGGCCCCTCTTCGCGCCCCTCAGCGGACGCGGCGAAGCTGGCATGGGATGGACCATGTCAGCAACGGCGGCCGGCGTGGGCGGCGCCCCCGTCCCCAATCTGCCGACCTTCCCTTTTGGCGGCTGACGATCCTGCTGTCGGCGTTCGTCGGCTTTTCCGTGTGGCACTATCTGCCAACCGAGGACTCGACGGCGGAGCGGACGGCGGTACCGACGGCTTCGGCTGAGGCGCTGGTGCCGACGAATTCGGGCAATGCGCCGGTGCCGACGGTTTCGGACTCGCCCTCGGTGCGGACGAACCCCACGACAAGCTCAAGACAGGCGTTCGGCGCGTGCAAATGGGGCGGCGGAACGAATTGCGTGGTGGATGGCGACACCATCTTCCTGGACGGGCAGAAAATCCGGATCGCCGGGATCGATGCGCCGGAGACGCATGATTATGGCTGCGACAGCGAGCTGGCGCTGGGCGAGCGGGCGGCGGGACGGTTGCAGCAGCTGGTCAATTCGGGCGCCATTACCCTGACCAGCATCGACCGCGACGAGGACGTGTACGGCCGCAAGCTGCGCAATGTTGCGGTGGACGGGCGGGACGTGGGCGAGACGCTGATCGCCGAAGGCCTGGCGCGGGAATATGGCGGAGGAAGAAGGAGCTGGTGCAGCTGA
- a CDS encoding SEC-C metal-binding domain-containing protein: protein MKRGLRFVRGREKELVEKLGRNDPCPCGSGKRF, encoded by the coding sequence GTGAAGCGCGGGCTGCGCTTCGTGCGCGGCAGAGAGAAGGAGCTGGTCGAAAAGCTCGGCCGCAACGATCCGTGCCCATGCGGATCGGGGAAGAGGTTTTAA
- a CDS encoding cold-shock protein: MPIGTVKFFNETKGYGFIQPEDGGTDAFVHISAVERAGMSTLQKEQRVSYELEEDRRGKTSAVNLQSA; the protein is encoded by the coding sequence ATGCCGATCGGCACCGTAAAATTCTTCAACGAGACCAAGGGCTACGGCTTCATTCAGCCGGAAGACGGCGGCACCGACGCCTTTGTCCACATCAGCGCCGTCGAGCGCGCCGGCATGAGCACGCTGCAGAAGGAACAGCGTGTGAGCTACGAGCTTGAGGAAGACCGCCGCGGCAAGACCAGCGCGGTCAACCTCCAGAGCGCCTGA